A genomic segment from Pistricoccus aurantiacus encodes:
- the puuE gene encoding allantoinase PuuE, which produces MNPTVNNSYPRDLIGYGKNPPQANWPDKAKIAVQFVLNYEEGGENCVLHGDTHSEKFLSEIVGADAYPARHLSMESIYEYGSRAGVWRILKEFERRNLPLTVFGVAMALERHPEVAQAFKDLGHEIACHGYRWLHYQDASEKVEREHMQKAIEIFQDLYGEKPLGWYTGRDSPNTRRLVLDEGSFLYDSDYYGDDLPFWMREEDSQGELRDLLIVPYTLDANDMRFASPQGFNTAEHFFTYLRDAFDVLYAEGEDTPKMMSIGMHCRLLGRPGRFRALQRFLDHIEAHDRVWITRRVDIARHWAEHHPAAKQQ; this is translated from the coding sequence ATGAATCCAACAGTGAATAATTCCTATCCCCGCGATCTGATCGGCTACGGCAAGAATCCCCCCCAGGCCAACTGGCCGGACAAGGCGAAGATCGCCGTGCAATTCGTGCTCAACTACGAGGAAGGTGGCGAGAATTGCGTGCTGCATGGGGATACCCATTCGGAAAAATTCCTCTCCGAGATCGTCGGCGCGGATGCCTATCCCGCCCGCCATTTGAGCATGGAGTCGATCTACGAGTACGGCTCCCGGGCCGGCGTCTGGCGTATTCTCAAGGAATTCGAGCGGCGCAACCTGCCGTTGACCGTGTTCGGCGTGGCCATGGCGTTGGAGCGTCATCCGGAAGTCGCCCAGGCCTTCAAGGACTTGGGGCACGAGATCGCCTGTCACGGCTACCGCTGGCTCCACTATCAGGATGCCTCCGAGAAGGTCGAGCGCGAGCACATGCAAAAGGCCATCGAGATCTTCCAGGATCTGTATGGCGAGAAGCCGCTGGGCTGGTATACCGGTCGCGACAGCCCCAATACCCGCCGTCTGGTGCTTGACGAGGGCTCTTTCCTCTACGACAGCGACTACTACGGCGACGACCTGCCGTTTTGGATGCGCGAAGAGGATAGCCAGGGTGAGCTGCGCGACCTGCTGATCGTGCCCTATACGCTGGATGCCAACGACATGCGCTTCGCTTCACCCCAGGGCTTCAACACCGCGGAGCATTTTTTCACCTATCTGCGCGACGCCTTCGACGTGCTCTACGCGGAAGGCGAGGACACGCCCAAGATGATGTCCATCGGCATGCACTGTCGCCTGCTTGGCCGCCCCGGCCGTTTCCGCGCCCTGCAGCGCTTCCTGGATCATATCGAAGCCCACGATCGTGTCTGGATCACTCGTCGGGTGGATATCGCCAGACACTGGGCGGAGCATCACCCGGCGGCGAAACAACAATAA
- a CDS encoding ureidoglycolate lyase produces MLELKAQPLTQDAFASFGEVIDVRTSDSFPINAGLTQRHHDLAKVEILGEEAHTLISIFVSQPISVPLELRFLERHPQGSQAFMPLHEERFIVVVAPKGETIDPRDVRAFVTDGRQGVNYRAGTWHAIQSVLEREGEFLVVDRGGKGNNCDEYPIDLRITLDQA; encoded by the coding sequence ATGCTTGAACTCAAGGCCCAGCCGCTGACGCAGGATGCCTTTGCCTCCTTCGGCGAGGTGATCGACGTTCGCACCTCGGACTCCTTTCCCATCAATGCCGGACTGACCCAGCGTCATCACGACCTGGCCAAGGTCGAAATCCTGGGGGAAGAGGCACATACCCTGATCAGCATCTTCGTCAGCCAGCCGATTTCCGTACCGCTGGAACTCAGGTTTCTCGAACGTCATCCCCAGGGCAGCCAGGCGTTCATGCCGCTCCACGAGGAGCGTTTCATCGTGGTGGTAGCGCCCAAGGGCGAGACGATCGACCCCCGGGACGTGCGCGCCTTCGTCACCGACGGTCGCCAGGGGGTGAACTACCGCGCCGGTACCTGGCATGCCATCCAGTCCGTGCTGGAGCGGGAAGGGGAGTTCCTGGTGGTCGATCGCGGCGGCAAGGGCAACAACTGCGACGAATACCCTATCGATCTGCGCATCACCCTGGATCAGGCGTGA
- a CDS encoding bifunctional allantoicase/(S)-ureidoglycine aminohydrolase — protein MAERSYYAPKGGLPGQTQMTADRAIFTEAYAVIPKGVMRDIVTSFLPFWDKTRLWVLARPLSGFAETFSQYIMEVAPGGGSDRPEEDEGAEAVLFVVEGELTLTLAGEKHIMQPGGYAFIPPASDWQVRNDGDSEVRFHWIRKAYEHVDGIEVPEAFVTNEKDIEPAAMPDTNGAWATTRFVEATDLRHDMHVTIVTFQPGGVIPFDETHIMEHGLYVLEGKAVYHLNQDWVEVEAGDFMWLRAFCPQACYAGGPGPFRYLLYKDVNRHPKLNASTAYRGTAR, from the coding sequence ATGGCTGAACGCAGCTACTACGCGCCCAAGGGCGGCTTGCCGGGTCAAACCCAGATGACCGCGGATCGCGCGATCTTCACCGAAGCCTACGCGGTCATTCCCAAGGGCGTGATGCGCGACATTGTCACCAGTTTTTTGCCGTTCTGGGACAAGACCCGCCTGTGGGTGCTGGCGCGGCCCCTGTCCGGTTTCGCCGAAACGTTCTCCCAGTACATCATGGAGGTGGCGCCTGGTGGCGGCAGCGACAGGCCGGAGGAAGACGAGGGCGCCGAAGCGGTGCTGTTCGTGGTGGAAGGGGAACTGACCCTGACCCTGGCCGGGGAGAAACACATCATGCAGCCCGGCGGCTACGCCTTCATTCCGCCCGCAAGCGACTGGCAGGTACGCAACGATGGCGACAGCGAAGTGCGCTTCCACTGGATTCGAAAGGCCTATGAGCACGTCGACGGCATCGAGGTACCGGAGGCCTTCGTCACCAACGAAAAGGACATCGAGCCCGCCGCGATGCCGGATACCAACGGCGCCTGGGCGACCACCCGCTTCGTCGAAGCCACGGACCTGCGTCACGACATGCACGTGACCATCGTGACCTTCCAGCCCGGCGGCGTCATCCCCTTCGACGAGACCCATATCATGGAACACGGACTGTACGTGCTCGAAGGCAAGGCGGTCTATCACCTGAATCAGGACTGGGTCGAGGTCGAGGCCGGCGATTTCATGTGGCTGCGGGCGTTCTGCCCCCAGGCCTGCTACGCCGGTGGCCCGGGTCCCTTCCGCTATCTGCTCTACAAGGACGTCAATCGTCATCCCAAGCTTAACGCCTCTACCGCCTATCGGGGGACGGCGCGCTAG
- the gcl gene encoding glyoxylate carboligase — protein sequence MAKMTAAEAAIHVLKKEGVDVTFGVPGAAINPFYAAMRKVGGVDHVLARHVEGASHMAEGYTRTKAGNIGVCLGTSGPAGTDMITGLYSATADSIPILCVTGQAPTGKLHKEDFQAVDIQAIAGPVTKWAITVLEPAQVPRAFQQAFHLMRSARPGPVLIDLPINVQMTEIEFDPDTYAPLPVYKPAATRAQVEKALTMLNEADKPLLVSGGGVINADASDLLTEFAEITGVPVIPTLMGWGTIPDDHKLMAGMVGLQTSHRYGNATLLASDFVLGIGNRWANRHTGDLASYTEGRKFVHVDIEPTQIGRIFCPDYGIVSDAKAALELFVDVARQWKNAGKLKDRSNWAEECQERKRTMLRKTHFDNVPIKPQRVYEEMVKFFGKDTRYVTTIGLSQIAGGQFLHVYKPRHWINAGQAGPLGWTIPAAIGVRRADPDAKVVALTGDYDFQFMMEELAVGAQFKLPFLHVLVNNSYLGLIRQSQRGFDMDYCVQLSFKNINYTDEEAELAEYGVDHVSVVEGLGCKALRVTEPDKIPAAFEQAEQLMKEHQVPVVVEIILERVTNISMGTDLSGVTEFEELAENAEDAPSSIAALT from the coding sequence GTGGCCAAGATGACCGCAGCAGAAGCCGCCATTCACGTCTTGAAGAAGGAAGGTGTCGACGTCACCTTCGGCGTTCCCGGTGCCGCCATCAATCCTTTTTACGCCGCCATGCGCAAGGTCGGCGGTGTCGATCACGTGCTGGCGCGCCACGTGGAAGGCGCCTCTCACATGGCGGAAGGCTATACCCGCACCAAGGCCGGCAATATCGGCGTCTGCCTAGGCACCTCCGGCCCCGCCGGTACCGACATGATCACCGGACTGTATTCCGCCACCGCGGATTCCATTCCGATTCTCTGCGTCACCGGCCAGGCGCCCACCGGCAAGCTGCACAAGGAAGACTTCCAGGCGGTGGACATTCAGGCCATTGCCGGCCCGGTCACCAAGTGGGCGATCACCGTACTGGAACCGGCCCAGGTGCCGCGCGCCTTCCAGCAGGCCTTCCACCTGATGCGCAGCGCCCGTCCGGGCCCGGTGCTGATCGATCTGCCCATCAACGTGCAGATGACCGAGATCGAGTTCGATCCGGATACCTATGCGCCGCTGCCGGTCTACAAGCCCGCGGCGACTCGCGCTCAGGTCGAAAAAGCCCTCACCATGCTCAACGAAGCGGACAAGCCGCTGCTGGTCTCCGGGGGCGGCGTCATCAACGCCGACGCCAGCGATCTGCTTACCGAATTCGCCGAGATCACCGGCGTGCCGGTCATCCCGACCCTGATGGGCTGGGGCACCATTCCGGACGATCACAAGCTGATGGCGGGCATGGTGGGTCTGCAGACATCCCATCGTTACGGCAACGCGACACTGCTGGCCTCGGATTTCGTGCTGGGCATCGGCAACCGCTGGGCCAATCGCCATACCGGTGATCTGGCCAGCTATACCGAAGGCCGCAAGTTCGTTCACGTGGATATCGAGCCGACCCAGATCGGGCGCATCTTCTGCCCCGACTACGGCATCGTGTCCGACGCCAAGGCGGCGCTCGAGCTGTTCGTGGACGTCGCCAGGCAGTGGAAGAACGCCGGCAAGCTCAAGGATCGTTCCAACTGGGCGGAAGAATGCCAGGAGCGCAAGCGCACCATGCTGCGCAAGACCCATTTCGACAACGTGCCGATCAAGCCCCAGCGCGTCTACGAGGAAATGGTCAAGTTCTTCGGCAAGGACACCCGTTACGTCACCACCATCGGTCTGTCCCAGATCGCCGGCGGCCAGTTCCTGCACGTCTACAAGCCGCGCCACTGGATCAACGCCGGTCAGGCGGGTCCGCTTGGCTGGACCATCCCGGCGGCCATCGGCGTGCGTCGTGCGGACCCGGATGCCAAGGTGGTCGCGCTGACCGGCGACTACGACTTCCAGTTCATGATGGAGGAACTGGCGGTGGGTGCGCAGTTCAAGCTGCCCTTCCTGCACGTGCTGGTGAACAACTCCTACTTGGGCCTGATTCGCCAGTCCCAGCGCGGCTTCGACATGGACTACTGCGTGCAGCTGTCCTTCAAGAACATCAACTACACCGACGAAGAGGCAGAGCTGGCGGAGTACGGCGTGGATCACGTTTCCGTGGTGGAAGGCCTGGGCTGCAAGGCGCTGCGGGTCACCGAGCCCGACAAGATTCCCGCAGCCTTCGAGCAGGCGGAGCAGCTGATGAAGGAGCATCAGGTGCCGGTGGTGGTGGAGATAATCCTCGAACGAGTGACCAATATCTCCATGGGTACCGATCTGAGCGGGGTCACCGAGTTCGAGGAGCTGGCTGAGAACGCTGAGGACGCCCCGAGCTCCATCGCTGCCTTGACCTGA
- the hyi gene encoding hydroxypyruvate isomerase: MPKFAANLSMLFTEVDFLDRFKAAADAGFEGVEYLFPYDFEAAEIKKRLDDNKLTQVLHNLPAGDWGAGERGIACHPGRVDEFREGVDKAIEYATILGCRQVNCLTGIKPDSVSDEEAHKTVVENLRFAADKLKQAGILLVAEPVNTRDIPGFFLNRTEQAIALFDEVGSDNLKLQYDIYHMQIMEGNLAPTIEKHFERIAHVQLADNPGRHEPGTGEINYPFLFDHLDRLGYEGWIGCEYKPKTETNEGLGWMKGLK; the protein is encoded by the coding sequence ATGCCAAAGTTTGCTGCCAACCTCAGCATGCTGTTCACCGAAGTCGACTTCCTCGATCGTTTCAAGGCCGCCGCGGACGCGGGCTTCGAAGGCGTCGAGTATCTTTTTCCCTACGATTTCGAAGCCGCCGAGATCAAGAAGCGTCTCGACGACAATAAGCTGACCCAGGTACTGCACAACCTGCCGGCGGGGGACTGGGGCGCCGGCGAGCGCGGTATCGCCTGCCATCCGGGTCGTGTCGACGAGTTCCGCGAAGGTGTCGACAAGGCGATCGAATACGCCACCATCCTGGGCTGCAGGCAGGTCAACTGCCTGACGGGCATCAAGCCGGACAGCGTCAGCGACGAAGAAGCGCACAAGACCGTTGTCGAGAACCTGCGATTCGCCGCGGACAAGCTCAAGCAGGCAGGTATCCTGCTGGTGGCGGAGCCGGTCAACACCCGCGACATCCCGGGTTTCTTCCTCAACCGTACCGAGCAGGCCATCGCGCTGTTCGACGAAGTGGGTTCCGACAATCTGAAGCTGCAGTACGACATCTATCACATGCAGATCATGGAAGGCAATCTGGCGCCGACCATCGAAAAGCATTTCGAGCGTATCGCTCACGTGCAGCTGGCGGACAACCCGGGCCGACACGAGCCGGGCACCGGCGAGATCAACTATCCTTTCCTGTTCGACCATCTCGATCGTCTGGGCTATGAGGGCTGGATCGGCTGCGAATACAAGCCCAAGACTGAAACCAACGAGGGGCTGGGCTGGATGAAAGGCCTGAAATAA
- a CDS encoding 2-hydroxy-3-oxopropionate reductase — protein MSKIGFIGLGIMGRPMAGHLLDAGHELVTVKRDKPLDQALADKGMQELANPKAVAEQSEIIITMVPDTPDVEQVLFGEDGVVHGLQKDALVIDMSSIAPMPTQEFARRIEEAGGEYVDAPVSGGEGGAINAALTIMVGATEKGFERAKPVLEVMGKTITRIGGHGAGQTCKVANQIVVALTIEAVAEGLLFASKAGADVEKVRESLLGGLAQSKILDVHGERMIKRTFDPGFKIKLHQKDLNLALEGARTLNLSLPGTANAQQLFQACAANGGADWDHSGILRALEKLADHEVSK, from the coding sequence ATGAGCAAGATCGGTTTTATTGGTCTGGGTATCATGGGTCGTCCGATGGCCGGCCATCTGCTGGACGCTGGCCACGAGCTGGTGACCGTCAAGCGCGACAAGCCGCTGGACCAGGCGCTTGCCGACAAGGGCATGCAGGAATTGGCGAACCCCAAGGCGGTGGCGGAGCAGTCCGAGATCATCATCACCATGGTGCCGGATACCCCGGACGTGGAGCAGGTGCTGTTCGGCGAAGACGGCGTCGTGCACGGCCTGCAGAAAGACGCCCTGGTCATCGACATGAGCTCCATCGCGCCGATGCCCACCCAGGAATTCGCCAGGCGCATCGAAGAGGCAGGCGGTGAGTATGTCGACGCGCCGGTTTCCGGCGGTGAAGGCGGTGCCATCAACGCCGCTCTGACCATCATGGTCGGTGCCACGGAAAAAGGCTTCGAGCGCGCCAAGCCGGTCCTCGAGGTAATGGGCAAGACCATCACGCGCATCGGCGGCCACGGTGCCGGTCAGACCTGCAAGGTGGCCAACCAGATCGTTGTTGCCTTGACCATCGAAGCCGTCGCGGAAGGTCTGCTGTTCGCTTCCAAGGCCGGCGCCGACGTCGAGAAGGTCCGCGAATCTCTGCTGGGTGGTCTGGCGCAGTCGAAGATTCTCGACGTGCACGGCGAGCGCATGATCAAGCGCACCTTTGATCCGGGCTTCAAGATCAAGCTGCATCAGAAGGATCTCAATCTGGCCCTGGAAGGCGCGCGCACCCTGAATCTGTCCCTGCCGGGTACCGCCAACGCCCAGCAGCTGTTCCAGGCCTGCGCGGCCAATGGCGGTGCGGACTGGGATCACTCCGGCATCCTGCGCGCCCTGGAGAAGCTTGCCGATCACGAAGTCAGCAAGTAA
- the pyk gene encoding pyruvate kinase, whose product MNPMLHAPIRRTKIVATLGPASDKDGVLEAMLEAGVDVVRLNFSHGSADDHRQRLTRVREIAQRLGRSIAALGDLQGPKIRIARFKDGAVHLEEGKAFVLDVSLDSDAGDEHQVGCDYKELADDMQEGNVLLLDDGRLELVVNKVDPPRVHTTVKVGGKLSNNKGINKQGGGLSAAALTDKDKEDLKTAIDIGVDYLAVSFPRNAADMEEARRLLGEAGKEIGLVAKVERAEAVADDETLDGIIKASEAVMVARGDLGVEIGDAQLIGVQKRLIKRARSLNRAVITATQMMESMIDSPLPTRAEVFDVANAVLDGTDAVMLSAETAAGSFPVETIEAMDRLCLGAERERSAQESGHRIHEGFTHIDETVALSAMYAANHLKGVAAIACMTASGFTPLIASRIRSGIPIVGLAHNPVAQRRLALYRGVVSLPFDTSGMAAEELDAQALDLLKQHNLVSTGDEVILTRGDHMNAHGGTNTMKILHVS is encoded by the coding sequence ATGAATCCGATGCTCCATGCCCCCATTCGCCGCACCAAGATCGTCGCCACCCTCGGGCCGGCCAGCGATAAGGACGGCGTGCTCGAAGCCATGCTGGAAGCCGGCGTCGATGTCGTACGCCTGAACTTTTCTCACGGCTCCGCGGACGATCATCGCCAGCGCCTGACCCGAGTGCGGGAAATCGCCCAGCGTCTGGGCAGAAGCATCGCCGCCCTGGGTGACCTGCAAGGGCCCAAGATCCGTATCGCACGTTTCAAGGACGGCGCGGTACATCTCGAGGAAGGCAAAGCCTTCGTGCTGGACGTTTCCCTGGACAGCGACGCCGGCGATGAGCATCAGGTGGGCTGCGATTACAAGGAACTGGCGGACGACATGCAGGAAGGCAACGTGCTGCTGCTCGACGACGGTCGTCTGGAACTGGTGGTGAACAAGGTCGATCCGCCCAGGGTACATACCACCGTCAAGGTGGGCGGCAAGCTGTCCAACAACAAGGGCATCAACAAGCAGGGCGGCGGCCTTTCCGCCGCGGCGCTGACGGACAAGGACAAGGAAGATCTCAAGACCGCCATCGATATCGGCGTCGATTATCTGGCGGTCTCCTTCCCGCGCAACGCCGCGGACATGGAGGAAGCCCGGCGGCTGCTGGGCGAGGCGGGCAAGGAAATCGGCCTGGTGGCCAAGGTCGAGCGTGCCGAGGCGGTGGCCGACGATGAAACCCTCGACGGCATCATCAAGGCCAGCGAGGCGGTGATGGTGGCCCGGGGTGATCTCGGGGTGGAAATCGGCGATGCTCAGTTGATCGGCGTGCAGAAGCGTCTGATCAAGCGTGCCCGCAGCCTCAACCGCGCGGTGATCACCGCCACCCAGATGATGGAATCGATGATCGACTCACCGCTGCCCACCCGAGCGGAGGTGTTCGACGTGGCCAACGCGGTGCTCGACGGCACCGACGCGGTGATGCTGTCCGCGGAAACCGCCGCCGGCAGCTTTCCGGTGGAAACCATCGAAGCGATGGATCGCTTGTGCCTGGGGGCCGAGCGGGAGCGCAGCGCCCAGGAGTCCGGTCATCGTATCCATGAGGGCTTCACGCATATCGACGAAACCGTGGCGCTGTCCGCCATGTATGCCGCCAACCACCTGAAGGGCGTCGCCGCCATCGCCTGCATGACCGCCAGCGGTTTCACGCCGCTGATCGCCTCGCGGATTCGTTCCGGGATACCCATCGTCGGCCTCGCCCACAACCCCGTCGCCCAGCGCCGTCTGGCCCTTTATCGCGGCGTGGTGTCGCTGCCTTTCGATACCAGCGGGATGGCCGCGGAAGAACTCGATGCCCAAGCCCTGGATTTGCTCAAGCAGCACAACCTGGTAAGTACCGGAGACGAGGTGATCCTTACCCGCGGTGATCACATGAACGCCCACGGCGGCACCAACACCATGAAAATCCTGCATGTAAGCTGA